The sequence ttttttctgacagtaaTGGAACAAAACTGTGACTTTTGTCCTATAAATGTTTTTCAGaattattacctttttttagTGGTGCCTGTAACTCATACATTTAGAGGCAGCAGGTGCTTTTCAATTTAACAGGTTGTTTCACAATTTGCCGatttaacatctttaaatgaagacattttaaccctgtttgtctgacAGAACAAAAGGTTAGAAAAAAGATTGTCATGATTACATGAGATGAGTAAAACTATctaagtttagattttttttttggcaaaaatgtTTAGATATGTTGTGTCGCTCTACAGCTTATTTTACTGAggatttaaagataaaatgagcATCACAAACGTGCAGTTAAGAGTTtgtaaatggaagaaaatgtgTGTCAAGTGCATTAAAACCTAATTACTTTAATAAGGAGCAGCTGAGCAGAAAATCGGACAGCTGAAATCTGTAGACTGAACAGACTTTAACTGTGGTTATGTGGAATTACACCTTGAACGTGGAATTTCAAAACATCCATTTGGGATTTTGGTTTGGCATTTTGCACCCAAACTAGCTCTCACACCCAacatctgtttgtatttacCTCCCAAGCTGattatgtgaaatattttagaaatcacaaacacaaaaggatGTTTTAGTCTCTTCTGGCAATCACTGTAAATTAACTATATGCAGTTTAAAGAGTTCACTGCAGTAGTTTTCCACATATGTTGATTTTAAATTCTGCAATGCAGGTACGCAcctaatgtaaacaaaacacttatcTACATACTTTACTCAATAGCTCTTCCATGAACGTCACAGtggttgacctattttcagtcacttcagctgcttctgtagATAAATGAACATGTAATTGGCAGCCGTTAAaattttttaatgcaaacacaTTAACTATTCATATTAGAATAAAATagtgtggattttgtttcttaattaaCTGAACGGTCTTCATGGCATTCCAATGAGTACCTTTCAATTATGACAGATTTATatcaaattttgtcttttagctacttttccaacattaaacagaatcACAGACTTCAATACCAAGCTGTGTTTTATACACAAAATGTCAGAATCAGTggaatatttctttatttttaccagtgaagtgttttgtgttgcagtttgAATGTATACAACCAACTACACAGTACACCTCAAAATACTTCCTGTTGAGAAAgaattggttttatttgtgcataaTCACATCTCATACTtgacttttaaatgtgtttttgtacttcagTTACCTACTAAGAgcaatttgtgttttatttgcagcGACATTTGATCTCGTCATAATTTACAGGTTAGAGCTGAAGTTgaagaaaatttttttttgcgCAGCTTAAATTTTCAAGGAGCAGCAAACAGAACAGTGTTGTCCTCACCGACAGCAACATGTACGACTTAATGTATTTAGATACGTTTGACTTTGGTTTTTTGTCTCccaatgtttaaaacaaaaacaagaaaaaaacctcaTCTGGTCTTTAATCACGCTTCTGtcttaaagaaaaatatctgaAGTCATGTAAGAATCTTTGAGATGAGAACCACAAAAATAATCTGCAAAATTTCAATAAACAAGATCAACAAACTGCTGTCAGTGATTCAACAACAATCAGAAGggaaaattaaacctttttaaaccttttaacaACTGCGTACTAAAACTGAGTCttggaaaacaaaagtctgtctaaatctcacacaatctgagccgaatgtgaaaataaaaataaaaagggcttCTGTTAAACAAAAGAAGTCCCAGTCTGTTGAGAACtaactttaataaagtttagGTGAACAAGAAAATTATATACAAACATATACAGAATAAGTTAGATCgtaagaaacaaagaagaaactaagatttacaaaaacacagcagccaCGTAAAATGGTTTAGGCTTTCACTTTACAGCATTGCCctgattttaaattcaaaacaactttttttttttttgtaaacaaatagATGTTTTAACCCAAAGTGCTGCTGAGCTTTACTTCGCCGTGCCTCCGTCCTCAGATCCAGGTTCGTGCTGCTGCAACTGCGGAGAGAAAACATCTGGATTCATTAAGAGatttaagacaaacaaaaacatctggagaatAAAGAGTGCCGTTCTGATCCCTGATGAgaaatgacccaaaacaggttttatttacaagttaAGTGGATTTTATTTCCATCCACTGAACTCCTTTTTCACAAGTTACAATAATTTATTGTAAACCTAATCCTTAAAAACAGCTTGTCCCTTTGACAGGAAGTACTGAGGGCAGCTTGGTTTGTCTCtttgctcctcagcagctctgacaCACATCTGTCTGAAGAAAACTCTATCTTTTGGATCGGATCAGAAAACGACTCATCAGCAGATAAATATATTCCTCAGTATGTAGTGAATTAAACTGTGCTTCTTTGTGGGTTGTGTTGGTGAAAAAGTAGAAGTTTGCCGATCAGCTgcaaatggctacaactccgtcaattttacagacattgagctaaaatttgacgagTTTGTAGCCGAGACTCATCTCCAGCTTATACTCTGAAAGCTGGCTGATCCAATCagatcaggttttaaaactttaactactggagtcaactctgttagcaaaatacctcatgatcAACATGACAGACTTTACTGAAACTCACTGGGTTGGCATCTacaaaatgactgatttttggagttaatccaattcaagatggccataaCTTGTATTATTATTCTAATACTGaactacagtttggtgtggtagtagctgagagtcgtcctcaacacatctcatgagatgtgcataacatcatttccaaaggtttgaccagaatggctacaactctgtcccaTCCCACCATTAGACGATCTTAGCAgcagcctttaattttaaatgtaattaaaacaaaaaaagagacactACCCTTGCTTTGAGATCCTTGTTTTCCTCCATCAGACGTGCACATTTCTGCCTCAGGTCCATCACCTCCTGCTGCAGGGCCTCGGTGTCTGAAATCTGCCCCACAGCGCCGAGATGTTCCTTAACGTATCTGAGAGGGGACGGCTAAAGAATCTACAATAAACTATtgctgaaaaagaacaaaacaagccaGGTTTAAATCAAGTCGGGAGGTGGACTCTGAAAGGATACTCTAAAGCGTTGGCGGGCTTTTCTTGTTGTTCATACAGGgacacaaaaactgcaaacaaatgagaaaaaaatagttaaaaaaaatcacaactttcaaacagaaaagagcaacaaagaTAATGACCAATTTATGCACTTagttgaaatgattttaaataaacccatTCGGCTAACAGAGTGTTTATTAGACAACATTTCTGCAAGGGGCTTTTGATTCATTGagatcatatttaaaaacatattccagtttttaaataggTGACTTTGGTGTCATAATGCTTTGATTTTCCCCAATCTGACCTGCTTGTTTCGGTTATATTTATGgtttcaacacacctgatttaaatgattagGTCAGCTCattatttaaatcagctgtgttggaggaaccacataaaaaacatgtagttTCTGGTTAAATGATCTGTTTTTCTTATTAGTCATTAACcccagcagaaagaaaaaagattaaaaaaagtataatacCACAGGTGAGACTGTCAACAACACCAGTTTTCTCTAAATATCTTCGAAACTGCTCTCTCTTGGAGTCTGAAGCCTGCAGGAATAAAACATGTACAAATATTAACACTgttaaatcaaattattatatatatatatttttttttacacagaaatgcGACCAGCCTTAAATAACatacacaataaaacattatgCAAGCAATAGCTGTAGTTTGATAAGTTCATATAATTACAGTTTATTTGTTAATGCAAACCTGAACTTTCGCAGCTGGTCAAAATAACACCATTAGCTTTGGTTATTAGACACGTACCAGTTTcttaataacattaaaaaacacaagaaatataCTTACTCTATGATGCGCCATAGTGTTTCCAGGTGTAAAGCTGTCAGTatgtttaatatatatatttataaaacgCCGAATATGGGAGTATCTTCTTCAGAAAAGCAAGTAAAACTGCCGGGTTGGAGAAGTTAACTTTCGTTTTAACGCCGCCTTCAAGACACTGCTCAGTGCCGCCTTCAGGAGCTTCACGTAAAACCGTCAACGATCTCAAGAAGCAGCTTTTAGCTCCGGCGTTTATGACTTACATATTTTTTCcaagtaaaactaaaaataacaaatagtTACTTcaggaaattaaattttagctaatcCTATGTCATGGATTATACATGTTTTCAGTTCCTATTATTTATTTCCCACATTTTTGATCAACAGTGAAAGTCTCAAGTTCGCTGTGGTGTCTCTCTATCGCCATCTGCCGGTAACATCAAATATAACATAATTACCGTGTTCAAAAACCCTTcataatcttttcatttttgtaaataaaataacaacaacaacaaaacgtaAAAACGCGCAGGCAACTCGGCTCAGCTTCAAACTGTTGCGTGAACAAAGGCGTTTGTTTCCTTCTGAACTGACTGTTCACAAAACAAGTCTGAGTACTAGTCATGTGACGGAGTTAGACCTCAGTAGATCGACAGGGGCATCAGCCAATCGCTCCGCGTGATGTAATCGTCACAGCGAATCGGAGCTGGGGGCGGGGCGAAGAGTGAGAGGAAATCCTAGGGAAATGTGTGGGATCACGCTCTGTGTTTCCAAGAAGCTCGGGCGATATTGACAAACTATTTTCACTGCCGGACATTATTTGTTGTTGCTGGCGTGCCCGCCGTCTGGCACCGACACGGGCGTGGTGAGTAACGGCTAAACGGAGGGGGGGAAACTGGGGGGAaactggggggtgggggggagagagaggaaAGCGACCGTCGTTTAGGTCAAAATGTCGATTCAGTACGAGGAACAGCTGCCTGACAGCTACGGGGTGACGGACTCCTTCCCCAAAGATTTCGGTTAcggggaggatgaggaggccGACATCGAGGAGAGCCCGAGCGCATCCGACAGCAAACCGAGGATCCTGCTCATGGGTCTGAGGCGAAGCGGCAAATCATCCATACAGAAGGTaggccttcttcttcttctttggtcaAAATGTCGTCGGTGatcaattaatcaatcaatcagcaGCAGGGGAGAGGGAGAACTGGGCTCTAATAATCTGCTGCTGGTAATTATTAACCAGGTGGACATGTACCTAAACACGTGACCGTTCCAACATGTCAGCCATATGACCAGACCACACCTGTAACCTGGTTTAAAATCATTACAACACCTCCAGCGTCTGTCAACatccttcctttttgttttctttttttctttttgttagtttgaaCCCACTGCTGGGGTTACTGTGTAGAAAACAGGACTTTGTTGATAAATTAGCTGGaccctttcttttctgttgcCAACAAGTTTCTAATAAAGTTTCCAATCCACTCTCATTCAGTGGGTTCACTCAGAATGAACAGTTTTGGGATTTATtcaataataatagtaatagtTTGTGgttccccttcttttttttttggtgtgattCTTTCCTGCCTAAAACCTCCCCTTCAGGCGGACTCGGTGGTTGAATAATAGATAAACATGCTGCTGTTCCCTTCatgatattttattatttatgttggaACTCAAGAAAGTGTGCAGCCTGACATGATAAGAGGGAGGAACCAAACGTGAGCTGAAGGCCTGGCTTTCCtcaaaaggaatgcatatcgcccaccgtcTTTCATGTCTTCACAAGTCCTCCTCGTTTTGGTCGAACGTTGAAAATAACTCTATGCAAACACGATCTCGTGCCGTGTTGTGAGGTTACATGTCATctgttggggaggactctcggctactaccacgacaagttttagctcaatatttgtaaaagtgacaaagttgaagctgtggtggccatcttgaatggatgACTCATTTGTAGGCATCAAGCCAGTGATTATTACGAGTTTCATTAGAGTTCATgacgctacagacaaacaaacactcagacacgggcaaaaacatcgCCGCCCTCATTTTTTTGGGGGCGGGAGATAATAAAAAGTCAGACCTACTTTTCTCAGCTTGTGCCGGCTGCTGTAATCCACAACCCCTCAAATCTAAGATTAATGTTTCCGTGTGAGCTTTCAGTTCAGGCTGAGGAACATGTGATTCGGCTTTCTGCTGCTTCATCAGCCTGTGGTCTTTGAGGCCCACTTCTGTTGATTCAGAGTGGAACCAAATCTACTCCAGCCTCCTCCCAGTGCGTCTACAGATGGCTCCAAAAGTCTGATTATTCCCTGGCTTGATTGTTGTCGCTGTCGCGGTGACGTCTTGCATCAGATGAGTGAGTCTGCAGTGTTTTGCCCTTCTCCCCTTTGTTTGGCACGTGACATTCGAATGACACAGTTGTGCTGCAGTCGAGGCAAACACAGCAGTGTTGTCACATTCTTTTCCATGAAAACCGCAGCAGGATTTATTGATTCAGATTAAGCAAACTCCATCACTGTCTGTGCAATAagtgttgaaatgttttaaaatacttgtGCTTAATTTAGGGGCTTATTCTAATGCGTTGTATTAACTAATTAAAACAGATACCAccatttaaaaatggttttcttGATGCCGGAGGGAAATTGAAAACTCCCAGGGGCACCATGGCGTTAAATACACATTAactaaaattcattaaaataaactaaaatactgAGTCGATCATGGCGTTACTAAACATTAAATCTTatacagcttttttaaaataagaagaaacttTATTGTTGTGAAATCTAActttctaaaacctaaaaaacactTCGAAGCTCTGAAATGatataaaatcatatttaatcaGATTTGAAGGggagaaaaattacatttcttgTCCGACAGGGATatactatttgttttttttaattaatattaacaaattaaatagtaaaagctttaatttctttaagtGTTGCGCAATAAGTGAAGGAAGTTTCAGTCATGCTTAACTTTTCCTTCCTTTATGAACAGGATTTCTGAAACCGTTGTGTGGGCGTTTGTAgatactaaaataaatattacatgaaAAGCAAATTGTGATCAAACCCAAAGCagcagatttgatttaaaaatagccAAACTTGTTGAGTCATCATTAGAAAATGAACGGTGCAGTCCTGACTCTGGGTTACCTAAtaatcagtcagttttgtgtAAACTGTGAGTCTTTAGTTGGAGTTCTGGTaggaatttaaaaaagtatttcctcATTATCATCTTTAGGCTTATTTAGCTTCGGCTCATGGGTGGGTGTAATTCATTAAACTGTCAGCTGtagtcagtattttattttatcttatatGTACCCACGTTCCCTGATTCCAGGTCGTTTTCCACAAAATGTCCCCCAACGAGACGTTGTTTCTGGAGAGCACCAACAAGATCTACAAGGACGACATCTCCAGCAGCTCCTTCGTCAACTTCCAGATCTGGGACTTCCCCGGCCAGGTCGACTTCTTCGACCCCACCTTCGACTACGCGATGATCTTCAGAGGAACCGGGGCTCTCATATTCGTCATCGACGCTCAGGTGAAGAGAAGAAACGCGGATTTAGTCATCTGACGCAGTCGGATGACTAATCCTTTTCAGCTGTCCTCAGTAAACTCAAGGTTCTTTGGCTGATGAgcagatttttctttaacaaagacagattagaaattaaaggcctaacttTTGTCgaagggctgcacaatatatcacaTATTTATCGTCATCACATCCCTGAGTGCTGAAGAAATATTGCAAAGGTCTGCAATAGATCATAGACCGTTATATTTCAGGTACCATGCATTCATGTCCTGCTGAcaatatatttggtcaatctGATGGACTCTCcctggccttgatgcccacaccgGGTTTAGAtgaaagtgaggaaaatgtgggtttatcacaCTTGGTATTTCCATTGCAATATGAAGCAATAATGTTGCACATCAGAAGTTTTTTCGTTTTAATTTCATGCAGCCCTATGTTTCACTAAGATTATCTCATGAGAAgaagttttatctgtttttggcaaactttaaaagtaactttAAGCGCATGTCTTGCACAATATTAGGAGATGTCCCGCTCAtaggatgtgttgtgaaaggCTCTCAGCTTCTAACACTTTGAGTTTTAGATCGCTCTTTGTTAATCTGGCTGAGCTTTAGCCATTTTCGtgttggcggccatcttaaatcggattgattctaaaagttaatcagttgtagatgtacatccggtGAGTGTTTCCTGAAAGTGTTATAAAACTtgttcattggttcatgagatatgttggtATTGCACAGACACCGGAACatgcgcgcgcgcacacacacacacacacacacacacacacacacacagagcttcCTGACAGTAAATCGTCTTCTTGTTTTGCTCGTTGGTAATCTGCTCTGTGTGACGAGCAGCCAGAGTGGCTCAGATAAATAACGTGGCTTTTATCAGTGTGCTCTCCTCACCGCCCTAAAAGCTTTCAAGAACTAATCTCTGGTTCAATATGAgccacagctgatcagatccCAGTGTTTATTTGTAGTCGAGGTGCAGCAGGGTGAGGTTGTTGATCACGGTGcagcttgttttgcagcagatCTGAATTTGTCCCCAGGCTGCGGCTCGGTGCAGGAGGGTGCCGTCGCTGTGAAGCTGCTGTGAAGTTTGTCTTGATTGTTTCggcctcttctctcctcctctgctctgctgcagGACGACTACGTGGAGGCTCTGGATCGGCTCCACCACACCGTGTCACAGGCCTACAGGGTCAATCCGGAGATCAACTTCGAGGTGTTTATCCACAAAGTGGACGGCTTGTCAGACGACCACAAGATCGAAACGCAGAGAGACATCCATCAGAGAGCCAACGACCATCTGGCAGACGCAAGTTTAGAGAAGCTGCATCTCAGGTacgttttctttaaaatctgagcATCTCAAGGctggagaagaaaaatatatgtTGATACTTTAGCTCTAAAGAAGGATATTTGTATGAGCAcaagttttcttgttttttaactttttagtaTCCTTGTTACGTGATGCATGGATAAATCTCAAAAATCAGACTAAAGTTTGGTGTATGTGGacttttttcactgtttttttcacTGCTAAAGAAGTAGAAATATTAGAACTGATCAACACTTATCTGCTTCTGTCTCTTCTGCTGActgacttttccttttttggttttcttttagcaAGTCATGGGGCTCATGTGATGCTAAAAATGTTACAGATGAGAATTTACCTTTCTAAAGACTCCATCTCGCTCAACCTGCTTCAGTAATTAACTTCCTGTAGTGAAACCTTTTTTCTGTATGAGGAAGTGCTCAGATTATTTCCAGCTGAAGCGCAGTGATGAGCTCGTACCAAATGTTCGAAGCCCTTTTTACAGTTTGATTTGGATTCTGAGGAGTTTCTTGGATTTGAACGTTGTTTTGTACTCATGTACAGAAAGGTTTGGTGGCATAGTTGTGGCTTCAGTGACAGCAGATTCTGAAAGTTCGTAGTGTAGATTTGTGAGTATTTGCGCTTCTCTGCTGACCTCCACTAAGTGATATgaactttaaagaaacaaacaccagaggtgtaataaatttaactttaagtcagaggaaaaacaaactacattGGATGTGGAAATGAAGTTTACATCCAgtctttggtttgtgtttcttgtcttactgaaaaaatactgaaactaGTCTCCAAAGttgaataatttatatatttttacaaacaacagACTCTTCctcagactttttatttctgtaactaAAGTCCATAAGTCATGAGCTCTGGGTTTTGCACtcagatgatttcagtttttgtgccactttaattgttttacttCAGGTTTTTCATTCTAGCACCTGTTTGTCTTGTGATCttatgacagatttttattattttttttacctggtttCAGATGCATTTTAAAGGAAGTGGCTCTGAGTATTTGCTTATTCActtcctttttgtgtgtgtgtgtgtgcgtgtgtgtcatCTAGCTTCTACTTGACGAGTATATATGACCACTCTATATTTGAGGCCTTCAGCAAAGTGGTGCAGAAACTCATCCCGCAGCTTCCCACTTTGGAGAACCTCCTAAATATCTTCATTTCTGTAAGTAAACAACAGCCCGAGGccttaaagctgtttttttcagtacattttTAGACACTGCTCCTTTAGAAATGATCTTTACTGTCTCCTTATGTGTGTGGGGTAAGATTGTACCTTATTTTTAACCctaacttttataaaaactgtcagtctcttgttttttctccctttttcttttgcttaaagctgaataaataaatatgtactTATGAAGAATCATTTTCAAAGCTTATTATTTTCTACCTTCTGCGATCCTTTATTTGTGTTGGAGTAGTTTTAAACCAATAATAACAGTTTAATTTACTGTAACATCCACTCAtgactgactgacagacagcatggtaaaataaagcaacttattaaaggaaaaacacGACGAGAGTGAGAAATACATCATCTGAGGTTTCAGTTTATGACACATCAGACCACGTTTCTTCAATCTGATGAACTTCAATCCATATTTCTAAAGTTATTTTTGCATAACGCTGCTGATCGTTGACTGACAGTGATAATGTTGCGGCATttgaaagctttaaaacaaagctgtaTTATTATTTGAAGCAGTTTTCTTGACAAACATATCAGGAGTTTCATTCACCAACAGTCGTAATGGAGGTGTTGGTTCCTAAAAAGGAGGCGGGAACTTTGCAACTCTTTCAGCTCAAA is a genomic window of Kryptolebias marmoratus isolate JLee-2015 linkage group LG16, ASM164957v2, whole genome shotgun sequence containing:
- the LOC108240348 gene encoding c-Myc-binding protein-like, whose protein sequence is MAHHRASDSKREQFRRYLEKTGVVDSLTCVFVSLYEQQEKPANALEYVKEHLGAVGQISDTEALQQEVMDLRQKCARLMEENKDLKARLQQHEPGSEDGGTAK
- the rragca gene encoding ras-related GTP binding Ca, translating into MSIQYEEQLPDSYGVTDSFPKDFGYGEDEEADIEESPSASDSKPRILLMGLRRSGKSSIQKVVFHKMSPNETLFLESTNKIYKDDISSSSFVNFQIWDFPGQVDFFDPTFDYAMIFRGTGALIFVIDAQDDYVEALDRLHHTVSQAYRVNPEINFEVFIHKVDGLSDDHKIETQRDIHQRANDHLADASLEKLHLSFYLTSIYDHSIFEAFSKVVQKLIPQLPTLENLLNIFISNSGIEKAFLFDVVSKIYIATDSSPVDMQSYELCCDMIDVVIDVSCIYGLREDGSGSAYDKESMAIIKLNNTTVLYLKEVTKFLALVCILREESFERKGLIDYNFHCFRKAIHEVFEVGVSAQRPLGPQAVGSPCNKAVALNGTPRNTV